In Anolis sagrei isolate rAnoSag1 chromosome 5, rAnoSag1.mat, whole genome shotgun sequence, the DNA window gtgtgctcatgcaaagcaggtgaacatagcattgaataaaacatgcagaataatcacagggtgtcttaaacctacacctgttgataaactctacaacagaggtccccaaactatggcccgtgggccacttccggcccgccaagggccctgatcTGGCCCACGAAGGAGGAGCGCCTCCCACCCCCCaacacagtgcccctccgttggctggctcacgctatccgtcaggcccgatggacagcgtgagccagccaagggaggctgctccgcatggcctaCTGGCGAGTAAAGCCCCTCGCGAGgggctttactcgcaagtaggccgcatggggctgctcctcccttggcaggctcacgctatccatcaggcctgatggacagcgtgagtCAGCcaaagggaggctgccccggcgctccatgcagtcatgccggccacatgaccttgaaggtatctacggacaacaccggcccttcgacttagaaatgcagatgagcaccacacccagggtcagacatgactggacttcatgtcagaggaaaacctttaaccaggaaaattgggtgggagaaagaactcttgtctgttggaggtaggtatgaatgtttcaattggccaccttgattgccatttcatagcctgacagtttttagggagaatcctttgttgagaggtgattaggtggccctgattgtttcttgtctggagttcccctgtgtttgagtgttgttctttatttacagttataattttagagttttttaaatactggtagccagattttgttcagactagaaacaggaagatttcccattctctgctcctggaattactgcctaaagagggctagaaagaaccccctctaagggcccttccacacagtaaaataagatatgtgcaatgtgcattggaattttttattgattttttttttaaaaaactatagtctggccctccattggtctgagggacagtaaactggcccccggtttaaaaagtttgaggacccctgctctacaagcttcttcttgaagtgactggcttggccttgatggagctgggggtggccacggccacaCACAGCTccaggcatgggctggtccataaggtcacaaagattCAGAAGGTActgaatcaataaacaacaatataagaaTATAGTGCTTCCTTCTTGTTTGAAGGTCAGAttgcccccaccaccaccaccaccactcacGCTTCGAATGTTTGTCTGAAATACTGAAAGCAGTTAAAAATAGATTCTGCTCAAGTTaagagatataaataaaatgttttttaaaaattacttccaCAAAAACCCACAGTACAACCGTGCTTCTGATGGGCCCCTCATATGCAGCGTACATTATAAAACCACAAAGTGGCTTCCAGAAAAAGGATCAATAGATCTCCCTCTCCTAGACATCTTTAAACACTTGAACAACTTAAACACCAGAAATTCTGCCAAACTGGATCATTACTGAACAATTTTatggttttatttgtttatgattttatgaCCGTGAATAGCTTTGGCATGTTTACTGAGACAGGAAAAATAGGATGTCAACCAGGGCAGCTCTATCATTAAGTGGAGTGAGGCAATTGCAAGCATTACATACCTTGCAATCATTCAGGTTTGGCTTGGATGGACACACTTAATCCTTTGCCGTCCCACTTCTTCAGTTGATGTGCAAGTGCACCAAGTTCTCTCTTGTCCTTTTTTCCAGTTCAAAAAGATAAAAAGTGGTTTGCATTAAACCAACTCagtaggaggaagaagatgaagcagAGTCTCTTGCCTTTTCAAAAGGTCAGACAAAAATTGCACCAGAACAATTTATGCACTGTGGCAGTGAATTGCTTCTTTATGGTAATGAAAAGCATAAATACAAGAGAAGTGCCTGCCAGTCATGAGGAGCTTTCTTTGTGGACATCTTTTTTGAGTTAAGGTACCTCTGGAAATGTGTATCACGAGCTGTTTCAAACCCTCTTTCTCACAGATCTCACCCACCTCCAATTTCCCTAAAATAGGATCAATATTCAGAGAAGATTTTGATTTTATAATAAAGTACTACCACATTTATTCGAATCTAATGCTTACCTTTTTGAACTAACTGCccttgccaaaattggggtgcacattTGATGCATGTCATACAGTattcttagtgctgagccaaagcaaaaagggaaggtGCTTCAGGAgttgcacctggagctcctatttgagggacgtcatctctaatttaattgtcatggttcaatgctatgcaatcctggaatttgtaatttggtgatataccagcattctttggcaagcTCAAGAaagctcaaggccttgtaaaactacagtccccaggattccatagcattgaaccaaggcaatcgaagtgcattcattcaacagcatAGATATacctcaaggttttcttttccatcattGGAAGCCTTGGTGTTCGACCACAATTATTGATAATGAAGGAATTCTAACCAGGCAGCAATGGCGATGCACACCTTTTttgggccaaattacaaagagtgcactttttgctgctgtgcattacattcagcagcaaatgcttttttgtgtttcagagttttgaaaattgaggtgcacattagattcaatggcacattagtcTTGATCAAGtgtcaacagcaaaaaaaaagaagaagaagaagaggaggaggaagaagaagataaaaACAGGTTAAGATAAGCCTGCCTCACTAACTCCCCCCTCCAGCTTAAGTCTGGCTCCCCAAATAGAAACTGTAAGAAGGTGGAGGCTGGTGAAACATTTTAAACTATCTGGTCCTCTTTGGCCCTCTTTCTTTGCAAATGCATATACACATTCCTGATCTGTTCAGTTTAACCAGTTCTCTGAGATGCTGGTAACTCTGAACCCTTTTAGGTATTGCTTCATGATTCTTTCTGGAATATCTTTAATTTCTTTATCAATGCAtcatgccctggagactaggatgcggaacaatggcttcaaactacaggaaaggagattccacctgaacacgaggaagaacttcctcactgtgagagctgttccgcagtggaaccctctgccctggagtgtggtggagctccttgtttggaggcttttaaacaaaggctagatggccatctgtcaggaatgctttgaaagtgactttcctacttcttggcagggggttggactggatggcccatatggATTCTATGAAAGGACAGTAGTTTCCACTATTGGCAGAAGTTTATttcagttttcttctgctttcttctgaTTATCTTTATCATGATGACGGGTTACATCAAAACAATGTCCACTGTGACTTAGTAAGAAATTTTCAACccagcacaagttgttctgatggtactcttttttattttattttttggtgtcTCCTGAAGACTTCTCTTGCATATTTCAATTgcacaaatggtttagcaaccaatgcacTGAGCTTCTGAGGAGCACTTTTACccccaacttctcctccaaaTACCACACAGTACTACTTCTTACAGAGTGCATCCTGTAGATGAAATGAGTAGCCTAACCGAGGAAATCTGCTGAACCATTTGAGTTGAAATCTtagatgcctcttcttatccacaaGAAACACATATCTTGGCAATGGAATCtggattttgcactaattgagctttcatatggtcatcagaaacagtcttgttcatatgaagtccaaggtctaacaatgacacagcttcttccctttgctcctgttccattgTTTCTTTGACAAGGCTTGGATTTGATGAGCCAGTGGGAGAAACCTCAGTTTCCACAGTTTCCTCAGTTTTCATCTGCAATCCAGGTCAAATCCCTTGTCCCGTCCCCTCCTGTCCCCTCCCGTCCGGCACCTTAGATTTTACCTGTGGCAACTTCCACTATGTCAGGTATTGCTGCTATTGCAGCGCAGCAatagaaaggtaggtaatgatagcgtgaataatcaaaatttggttgagatagtgattGCAGTTCTTGAGGGActataatttttgcttctcatatacTTGGCagagggatttggttaaccagtaaaAATTCATGAGTAGACCAGTTTGTTTTTTTACCGGAAAATTTTCGAGATGCTTTGAACTTCTAAATCACCCTCTTGGCTACAGGCTTGACCAACATGGAAGCCAAGAGACACCACTGCTGTAGGTAACATAACTAAAAGGTAGGATCTTAGTACACTTATTGAAGAAATGGGGTATGGGTGCTGAGTTCAAAAGGGCAGAAGAATACATTTTGATGGAAGGACCAAGTTCAAGTCATTGGAGacaaggccatctagttcaagtAGATGCATTAATTTTAATCAGAGCCTGGCTAATCTCCAATTGTAAATTATGCCCGTTTGTTCTCATTAGGTTGCACAATGTACTaaaaggaaagcaaggaggaaaGATTCAATAGCCTTCATAGAACAATACAATTTTCTCTTCTAAGCAGACCTCTTTTTTCCCATGACAAAATGGCACAGATTCGACAGACAGAAACCAGATGGACTAGCAGTTGAACCTTATTTCCACTAATTTGCAACTGGGCAATAGTGGCTCTTATGCCCGAGAttggtagaatcatagactcatagagttggaagagaccacatgggcgatctagtccaaccccctgccatgcaggaaaagcacaatcatgaTTAGGAAATGGTGGGCAGGGATGTCCTCATGGCACACAAagtgattttatttatcgtgtcatcagcaaccattgtattacaattctaacagagcaaaacaaacacagagatttgcgattattgtcatggttggtcctgaaaaggaccgttggttgttttgcttccttgtttgcatgcttcaagtcgtctctgACTCCTGCCTGGAAGTGCCCCAACATGGCAGGGACAATCCCAATTATTAATCTGTTGTCCCTCCAAGTCTCTCTTTACTCCTACTCTCATCCtttatcctcagcttacttcaattgctgcaaagagACTTCAAAACACAAAAGTAATTTGGACACCAATaattcgcaggttcgaatccagggagagcatggatgaactccctctgtcagttctagctccccatgcggggacacgagagaagcctcccacaaaggatggtaaaacatcaaaacatcctggcatcccctgagcaacatccttgcagatggccaattctttcacaccagaagcaacttgaagtttctcaagtcgctcctgacacggaaataAAAACCAATAACTAAAAAGGAGAACAGAAAAAGAAGGGTTTTATACTTGTCTTCCCTGTAGGCTCAGTCAAAAGCAAACTATCTCTCCTCATTCCCTCTTTAATAACATCTACTTCCTTGATCACACTGTGATAATGCTTGTTCATGTGTGACCTCATTTTTGGCAGTGAAATGCAGAAGGGTATGAGGTCTGACGGCCAACACTCCTTGGTAATCCTTGGTCAAGGGGTGAAgaatctcagggtgagagcaCTGCCTTGAAATAGATATGTGtattgcgttgttgtaggtttttcgggctgtatggccatgttctagaagcattctctcatgatgctttgactgcatctgtggcaagcatcctcagaggttgtgaggtttgtgaaaacaaggaaaattgggtttcCTAGTTtctacaaacctcacaacctctgaagatgcttgccacagatgcagtcaaagcatcatgagagaatgcttctagaacatggccatacagcccgaaaaatagTGTATTTACTGTTGTCTGTTCAATGAAATAACAAGGAGCCAGATTTTGATGCTATAAATGGTCATCCCAAGGTCTTGGATTTTGTCTCTTAAATCTCAGGGTCTGGGATAGCTGACTTTGCTAATGATAGAACTAGCTCAGCTTTCAAATGATTAGCAATATATATAAAGTGCTGAAAACCTTAGTAAACTTGTGGTTTCCAAACTTCTGACAAGAAGCCATACATTAAAACAAATGGAAAAATACTTAGACCTgagactttatttttaaaaaggttttgacCAACTCATTTTCCTCCAACAAATATTAGAAAATGTGCCCCTGTGTAAACCAAGGTGATGTGTCTCAAACGCACAATGAACCACAAGACAATGTTTACACTGACATCTTACGAAAGCAAACATCCTTGGATGTAAACCGCGCAGTAGGACCACAGTTTGTTGACATGTTTTTCCCCCAAATACACGCTAAATTCTGACCTTGGGTATTTTCCACTCTGGCTTCTCTTGCTTACTTATCTGCAAAACAAGTCTCAGTGAACTACaatattctttttttgaaaaaaaaatcactgcttATCTGGATATCCTTTCTATTGCTTTACAGCAATTATTGTAATCCATAAAGATAAGCCCTTAAATACCTTCTCAAGATGCAACAAGGTGTATCTTGTTCTACTCGCTCAGTTGTCACAAACAAGTGTCTGGCATACGACTCTATCGCTACGgtcttctctccttttctgtgGCCAGATCTCACACACCAAAATGTCACAAGAGGAGGATGATCTCATACATACTTTCAACGGGATCAGTTTTACCACCAGATCATCTCCAGAGCTTTTGAAGTCCTTGGTAACATTTGATGCTAGAGAAGATGATGTGCTGTTGGTTTCCTACCCAAAGTCTGGTAAAGTCTTGCTTGAAATTTGTACAGAGGGGACTCTAATGGACATCTTATTATTCTAGACTCAGCTCACTAAAGTAAAAAATGTTGCATTTTCTAATTGGTGTGTTTTATTTTAAGTTAATTTCTTGTCTTTCTCCCAAAGTGTCTTATAACTTTCACATTTTGCTATTCCAAGCTTAATCAAtgaaagttatatatatatatatatatatatatatatatatgtatgtatatataatatagcatagagaaaaggggaaggagttTTGGAAAGCTCTGAGATTCACAGTTTGCAGGCTgtaaaacaatgtttctcaacctggggggaggGCACGAgggaggtatcagaggggttgccaagaccatcagaaaacacagtattttctgttagtcataggggtgctgtgtgggaactttggccccattctatcattgttcagaatgctctttgattgtaggtgaactatatatcccagcaactacaactcccaaatgtcaagctctattttctccaacctccaccagtgttcacatttgggcatattgagtatttgtgccaagtttggtccagatccatcattgtttgaatccacagtgatctctggatgtagttgaactacaactccaaaattcaaggtcaatgcccacacactcttccggtattttctgttgatcatgggagttctgtgtgccaagtttggttcaattccatcattagtggatttcagaatgttctctgattgtaggtgaactataattcccagcaactacaactcccaaatgacaaaatcaatcccccccccctcccgcattattcaaatttgggtgtttcaggtatttgcgccaaatgtggtccagtgaatgaaaatacatcctgcatatcagatatttacattatgattcacaacagtagcacaattacagttatgaagtagcaacaaaaataatgttatggttggaggtcaccacaacatgaggaactgtattaaggggttgcggcattcagaaagttgggaaacactgctgtaaaatGTTGTCACCTCCAGAAGAACTGATGCAATTCCAACACAAATCTGGAGGGAGCTTTAAAATTCCTGTGGCACAAAATCTTTTGTGTATATCTTCCCTTCAAATGACAAATGCCATATGTATTCTAAGCTAGAGAAAATGATTATTTAAATCATCGGGGGATAAAGCAATGTTGCTGTTGCATACCTTTCAAATCAGCTGTGACTTATGGTTATTTTGTTTGTGCCGTGATTTTTTCAGACAAGGCTTGCTTTTACCTTTCTCTCAGGATGAGAAAGTGTGAGACTTGTCTAGGTCCATCCTGCTGATTTCCATGAGAGAGCAGGGATTCCAACCCTGATATCCCGGTGTCTGGCTCAAATTCCTATACTACACTGACTTGTTGAAAACATTTAGGAACTCTTTAGTTAGCAAGGATAAGAGGGGTAGGGTAACATGACAAAGCTGTCAAACATTTCGCACAGTATGGTCAAAGTACATAGAGAGATAATGCTAGAACGGAGATAACACAAGGACCCTTGGCCATTCAGTGAAACTGAAGGATGGTAAAttcaggaaaaagggaaagaaggggttcTTCATGTGGCACGTAGTCAGATTGTGGGATTTGCTACCACAAAACGTCATGGTAAGCATCGAAACTTGGCAAGCTTTCAAAAACTAGGACCAATAGATAAGACTATCATTGACTACTAGTCATAACGGTAATGTATTTATGAATTTTAGTTGCTGGGAAACATGAATGAGAGGCTGCTATTGTGTCCATGTCTTTGCTGTGGTCTTTCCATAGCCATCTACTGCTGGAAAAGGATTATACTGGTCTTTGATTTGCCCCCTTCATAGCCATTCTGGAAGCTGTATTTCTGAAAAGTAAAAATTTCAAGCTCTGACTAAACTATTCCACTTCAAGCTGGAGAAGCTCGTGCAATTCAATGGTCAATATATGTATGCACATAAACACTTCTCTCAAAAAACAAATTACATGACCTTCTCTTTTTTCTAAAAGATTGACTTCCAACATAGTTTGATAATTGGATTACAAGAGGAGAACAGGATTGAAATCCTgactcagccatgaaagcccactgggtaaccttggacaAGCTCCAGAAAACCCGTaacaggttcaccttagggttgccatacattAGAAAGGTTGCCTTGAAAGACCGCCTTCTTCCCATTCTGTGGTCAGGGAGAAGGCTCCATCTCTATTCCCAGCTTTTGCAATGCAATTCATCACATAGTAATTGAGGATTCTTGTGTTTCCCCTTTCTTGTATTTCAGGCACTCACTGGCTTTCCGAAATCATAATGCACCTCTATGCATCCAAAGTGGCTTTGACGTTACCGATTGAATTTGGAGATGTTTCCAGACTGGAACAACTGAACCACCTTTCATGCAAGAGGATCATTCCAACCCACTTGGATGGTAACATGTTGCCCCCCAACTTTTGGCACAAGCGATCCAAGGTTAGATGTACAGCTCCTCCTATTTCATTTCTGCATAAAGTCTTGAGAGCCAATTTCCATCAATGGCTGACAGGGCTGATATAACTGAATATTGCAAATGCCATCAGAATGTTAAGTCCCCATAGTAGTTTTAACAACAATAaagaaaattattgttattgcatttaacACATATGTACGGACCCAAAAGTTCCAATGAGATACCAATGAGGGATTTGATATTAGATTTTTTTCTGCTTATACTGCTCAAACGTATTGCAATATTTGGATGTGACcttacaaatatacaaaatagATGCCAATGCAATCTAGATGTTGCGCTGCAAACCCCTTTGTTTCCTTCTAAATACAAAGCCAGTGAAGTGTAGTGGTTCACTGTGTTGGACCATAACTCTGAAGATcaggctcagccatggaaacccactgggtgactttgagcaagtcacactctctcaggttTAGAAGTCAGCAaaggatgctggtgcctcaccaaaatgcaCATTCCATGACTCCATAGAAATGAGCAATAGCCGttgaagttgtgtcaaactgcattaattctacattgcagaTGCACTCTGGGTAAACAATCTCTAATGCTCCAGATGTTTCAGGATATCAAAACCCTGTTCTACGTCACTTCCTGACGATGCTGCCTATGGCTGAGTGGAGCAGTGATACATCACCAGTATAATTCACCATCCTTGTATAGCTAGTCACGAGAAAGCTAATTTAATAGTCTGATTCATTATGAGGCTGTTCAAGGTGTTCCTTCTTCTATTTGCAGGCAATTTACCTCATCAGAAATCCAAAGGATATTGCTGTTTCCATGTACCATTACTATAGAGCGAATCCATATCTGCCCACCATTGATTCCTGGCCTAATTTCCTTGAGATGTTCTTACAAGGAGATGGTAAGACTTACTTGGTGGAGACATTAAACTCTTGAGTCCTAGTTACAAAAATGAAATGGTGTTTTTAGTTCCTTGGGTGTCCCAGTTTCTGATTACAAGCTTTAAATCAGTGCTTAGAGGGTGAAAGCAAACTTCTTTTGATCACAGCTATCAGAGTCTGCCAATGTCCATGCTGGctgaggaattctggaagttatgTTATCCTAAAATAATCTTTTTATAGTGTGCTGTAAACTGAGAACAAAAGGACTTTGGTTGTCCAGGTGTCCAGAAAGTTTGGCCAACCACTCTCACAGATGTTGGAGGTTATGGAGAATGGGATGCTCTAAATCATTTGGGATAATAAAGCAAAGTTACTCTTGCATACCTTTCAAGTCAGCTATGACTTATGGagataaatttcaggcaaaaatgggcatgatcaaaaacaaagatggcaaggacctaacagaagctgaagagatcaagagaaggtggcaagactatgcaaaagatctgtataggaaagaTATCTGTATAGGAAGATATTGTATAGgaaagatctgtataggaaagaTATGTGTATAGGAAAGATATTGACAATacctttgatggtgtggtgagtgaattagaaccggacatcctgaggagtgaggttaaATGGGCCTTAGGAAGAATTGttaataacaaggcagcaggagacaatgggatcccagctgaactgtttaaatcTTTAAAGATGATGTTGTCAAGGtgttgcatgccatatgccagcaaatatggaaaacacaagaatggccatcagattggaaaaagtCAAC includes these proteins:
- the LOC132777341 gene encoding sulfotransferase 6B1-like, whose protein sequence is MSQEEDDLIHTFNGISFTTRSSPELLKSLVTFDAREDDVLLVSYPKSGTHWLSEIIMHLYASKVALTLPIEFGDVSRLEQLNHLSCKRIIPTHLDGNMLPPNFWHKRSKAIYLIRNPKDIAVSMYHYYRANPYLPTIDSWPNFLEMFLQGDVVCGSWFEHVLSWEKHRNDKNTLFLYYEDMKKDLPAVVKRVSAFLGVNINESGIREICEKSSFSEMKTNTEKENHDPNHTVCALTSNRKLIFRKGAVGDWKNNFTPKQNRMFEEKFNKKMAFSEVAKHLVYEC